The Patescibacteria group bacterium genome segment TATCTTTTCGGCTGGAGAGATCGGATGTCTTGTTTAGCTAAGAACTTCAGAAAAACCCGCAAGGCAATGATGTGGTAATTTTGGGTAATTAATTTCAGCGGTTGGCCGGTGGCATCTTTGGTGTGATTAAGATGCAGACGGTATTTCCGCACCAATGGCAGAGTAATTAGAGCGGGGGAGAATTTCTTATCTCCACTGTGAGTGGCAAAATCGGCAAACCGGCTCAAATAATGAGCATAGTTCTCGATAGTTTTAGAACTGCGATTTTTTTCGATTTCCAGATAATCCAAAAAATCATCAATATGAGTTTCAACAATGCTCATACCTACATTGTGCGACATCTACCCAATAAATACAAAAATTTATCGGGGCAAGTAATCCAGTGGATTCATCAGTGATCCGCTATGGCGAATTTCGAAATGAACATGAGGGCCAGTAGAACGACCAGTACTTCCCATAATGGCAATCAGCTGCCCTTGTTGGACATAATCGCCAGACTTAACTTTAAATTGAGCTAAGTGGCCGTAATAAGTGACCCAACCGCTTCCATGACTAATAGTTATTAGGTTGCCATAACCGCCATTATAGCCAGTTTTTGTGGTTACTACTCCCGCAGCACTGGCGTAGATGCCCCAACCATTCAAGCGGTTAAGATCAACTGCCATATGTCCTCGGCGCGGAGATTGACTAATGAAACGAGTAGGAGATTGTGTCGGCCAAGCAAACTGTCCTGAGTAAGGTATTGGATTATAAGCCGGCACATTTATGCTAGAGCCAGAAGAGGAAGCAGTAGGTGCTTTCGGGAGAACGGCTCCCGGAATTAAGAGTTCTTGTCCGGCATGGATAGGATCGCCGGCAGTGAGGCCGTTATATTTTTGAATATCATCTACTTTAACTTTATAGCGGGAGGCTAGACTGCTGAGAGTG includes the following:
- a CDS encoding site-specific integrase → MSIVETHIDDFLDYLEIEKNRSSKTIENYAHYLSRFADFATHSGDKKFSPALITLPLVRKYRLHLNHTKDATGQPLKLITQNYHIIALRVFLKFLAKQDIRSLQPKR